Proteins encoded within one genomic window of Paenibacillus rhizovicinus:
- a CDS encoding phage holin family protein yields the protein MMQRFLSNKTFDFENFITPVKIFIGVAGAAIGSFAETIYGTGEDRMSLIGIYAFFIFMDWISGIAASRKDGTYASEYGINGILRTIFILCFPAAANMLDFVFHTPGVFFYGVTSGLIFHTWNSLTANSVRAGWEKWIPKAIINSVQSEIKAKQTRSKTSRNRRTADPNEEESV from the coding sequence ATGATGCAAAGGTTCTTGTCGAACAAAACATTCGATTTTGAGAATTTCATTACCCCTGTGAAGATCTTTATTGGTGTCGCTGGTGCTGCGATCGGATCGTTCGCAGAAACCATTTATGGGACAGGGGAGGATAGGATGTCGCTAATCGGTATTTATGCATTTTTCATCTTCATGGATTGGATTAGCGGCATCGCAGCTTCCAGGAAGGATGGGACCTATGCATCTGAATATGGTATCAACGGAATCCTTCGAACAATTTTCATTCTCTGTTTTCCGGCCGCCGCCAACATGCTAGATTTCGTCTTTCATACACCAGGCGTTTTCTTCTACGGCGTAACATCGGGCCTGATCTTTCATACCTGGAACAGCTTAACAGCGAACTCGGTCCGGGCAGGATGGGAAAAGTGGATTCCAAAAGCCATCATCAATTCGGTTCAGTCGGAAATCAAAGCCAAGCAAACCAGATCCAAAACGTCTCGGAATCGCCGGACTGCGGATCCAAATGAAGAGGAGAGTGTCTAA